The following are encoded together in the Azospirillum lipoferum 4B genome:
- a CDS encoding O-linked N-acetylglucosamine transferase family protein: MTPDQAESIYRQGLIAAQAGRWAEAQDLLAQAITACPGVAVWWANYGLVLESQGDAPGAAQAYAGALNLDGGLAMAMDGLLVMAETLAKAGRADLAEGCYRRALALAPATPAALVNAGNLLRARARRSESAALHRRAAILEPDSWIPLYNIGNALAEMNRLGEADRAYSAGLCLEPSRVELWANRASRALAPQARIGEALAALDRALRLAPGTDSLHSARLFLMQYDPARTMPQIAQAHADWGARYPDRPATPIATPRPRLRVGYVSADFRAHPVGYFLEPVLAAHDRGTIEAICYSNTANPDAVTARLRGLAGGWVDSTAMDDAALLERIRADGIHILVDLAGHTLGNRLGVFSRRAAPVQVTWAGYVGTTGLPAMDYLISDPRQSPEGADGWAIEGIVRMPDAYVPWSPPADAPAVAPLPMIARGGPTFGSLNALPKLNAQVAALWTRLLAAVPESRLLLRTPGLDDPDLRARTLALFTAAGADPERIELRGAAPHAEFLATYGEIDVALDPFPYSGGLTTLEALWMGVPVVTLGGDRFCARHAVTHLTSAGLPALAVEGEEAYLAMAAALVSDSDGLASIRSRLRDRLAASPSLDGVRFTRALEAAFGAMWQRAAAGQGRASFALNFD, encoded by the coding sequence ATGACGCCGGATCAGGCCGAAAGCATCTACCGCCAGGGCCTGATCGCCGCGCAGGCCGGCCGCTGGGCCGAGGCGCAGGATCTTCTCGCCCAGGCCATCACCGCCTGCCCCGGTGTCGCCGTCTGGTGGGCCAATTACGGTCTGGTGCTGGAAAGCCAGGGTGACGCGCCGGGGGCGGCGCAGGCCTATGCCGGGGCGCTGAACCTCGACGGCGGGCTCGCCATGGCGATGGACGGCCTGCTGGTGATGGCGGAGACGCTGGCCAAGGCCGGACGCGCCGATCTGGCGGAGGGCTGCTACCGCCGCGCCCTGGCGCTCGCCCCTGCCACGCCGGCGGCTCTGGTCAATGCCGGCAACCTGCTGCGGGCGCGGGCCCGGCGGTCGGAATCGGCGGCGCTGCATCGTCGCGCCGCGATCCTCGAGCCCGACAGCTGGATCCCGCTCTACAACATCGGCAATGCCCTGGCCGAGATGAACCGGCTGGGCGAGGCCGACCGCGCCTATAGCGCCGGGCTGTGCCTGGAGCCGTCGCGGGTGGAGCTGTGGGCCAACCGTGCCAGCCGGGCGCTCGCCCCCCAAGCGCGCATCGGCGAGGCTCTGGCCGCGCTGGACCGCGCCCTGCGGTTGGCGCCCGGCACCGATTCGCTGCACAGCGCGCGGCTGTTCCTGATGCAATACGACCCGGCGCGCACAATGCCGCAGATCGCGCAGGCCCATGCCGATTGGGGCGCGCGCTACCCGGACCGGCCGGCCACCCCGATTGCCACCCCGAGGCCGCGCCTGCGCGTCGGCTATGTCTCCGCCGATTTCCGCGCCCATCCCGTCGGCTATTTCCTCGAACCGGTGCTGGCCGCCCATGACCGAGGCACCATCGAGGCGATCTGCTATTCCAACACCGCGAATCCCGATGCGGTGACGGCGCGGCTGCGCGGGCTGGCCGGCGGCTGGGTCGACAGCACGGCGATGGACGACGCGGCGCTGCTGGAGCGCATCCGCGCCGACGGCATCCACATCCTGGTCGATCTGGCCGGCCACACGCTGGGCAACCGGCTGGGCGTGTTCTCCCGGCGGGCGGCGCCGGTGCAGGTCACCTGGGCCGGCTATGTCGGCACCACCGGACTGCCGGCGATGGATTATCTGATCTCCGACCCGCGGCAGAGCCCGGAGGGTGCGGATGGCTGGGCCATCGAGGGCATCGTCCGCATGCCCGACGCCTATGTGCCCTGGTCGCCGCCGGCCGATGCGCCCGCGGTGGCGCCGCTGCCGATGATCGCGCGCGGTGGCCCCACCTTCGGGTCGCTGAACGCCCTGCCCAAGCTGAATGCGCAGGTCGCCGCATTGTGGACCCGCCTGTTGGCGGCGGTGCCGGAGTCGCGGCTGCTTCTGCGCACCCCCGGCCTGGACGATCCTGACCTGCGGGCGCGCACGCTGGCGCTGTTCACCGCGGCCGGCGCCGACCCGGAGCGCATCGAGCTGCGCGGCGCGGCCCCGCATGCCGAATTCCTGGCGACCTATGGCGAGATCGACGTCGCGCTCGACCCCTTCCCCTATTCGGGCGGTCTGACGACGTTGGAGGCGCTATGGATGGGTGTCCCGGTGGTGACGCTGGGCGGCGACCGCTTCTGCGCCCGCCATGCCGTCACGCACCTGACCTCCGCCGGGCTTCCGGCGCTCGCCGTGGAGGGGGAGGAGGCTTACCTCGCCATGGCGGCGGCGCTGGTGTCGGACTCCGACGGTCTGGCGAGCATCCGCAGCCGCCTGCGCGACCGGCTCGCCGCGTCGCCGTCACTGGACGGCGTGCGCTTCACCCGCGCCCTGGAGGCCGCCTTCGGCGCCATGTGGCAGCGGGCTGCGGCCGGGCAGGGGCGTGCGTCCTTCGCGTTGAACTTCGACTGA
- the thyX gene encoding FAD-dependent thymidylate synthase, protein MPITPEQRDEIDRLRAVTATTRRATVPALEDILYQPLEVLDHGFVRVIDYMGDDAAVVQAARVSYGKGTKKVSEDSGLIKYLMRHRHSTPFEMCEIKFHVKLPIFVARQWIRHRTANVNEYSARYSILDREFYVPAPEQLGAQAVVNRQGRGDVLEGEEAANVMRLLREDSERAYSHYEEMLNQREDGTVIDPSRQGLARELARMNLSLNYYTQWYWKVDLHNLLHFLSLRADSHAQYEIRVYADAMLDVVKRWVPAVFESFTEYRMGGAHLSRTGLDVVKRLLAGEPVSQEASGLSKREWRELMDQLGRPEA, encoded by the coding sequence ATGCCGATCACGCCCGAGCAGCGCGATGAGATCGATCGCCTGCGCGCCGTCACCGCCACCACCCGCCGCGCCACCGTCCCGGCCCTGGAGGACATCCTCTATCAGCCGCTGGAGGTGCTGGACCACGGCTTCGTCCGCGTCATCGACTATATGGGCGACGATGCGGCGGTCGTGCAGGCGGCGCGCGTGTCCTATGGCAAGGGCACCAAGAAGGTCAGCGAGGATTCCGGCCTCATCAAGTATCTGATGCGCCACCGCCACTCGACCCCGTTCGAGATGTGCGAGATCAAGTTCCATGTGAAGCTGCCGATCTTCGTCGCCCGCCAGTGGATTCGCCACCGTACCGCGAATGTGAACGAGTATTCGGCGCGCTATTCCATCCTCGACCGCGAGTTCTACGTGCCGGCGCCGGAACAGCTGGGCGCCCAGGCCGTGGTGAACCGCCAGGGCCGCGGCGACGTGCTGGAGGGCGAGGAGGCGGCCAACGTCATGCGGCTGCTGCGCGAGGATTCGGAGCGCGCCTACAGCCACTATGAAGAGATGCTGAACCAGCGCGAGGACGGCACCGTCATCGACCCGTCCCGCCAGGGTCTGGCGCGCGAGCTGGCGCGGATGAACCTGTCGCTGAACTATTACACGCAGTGGTACTGGAAGGTCGATCTCCACAACCTTCTGCATTTTCTGTCGCTGCGCGCCGACAGCCACGCCCAGTACGAAATCCGCGTCTATGCCGACGCGATGCTGGACGTGGTGAAGCGCTGGGTCCCGGCGGTGTTCGAGTCCTTCACCGAGTACCGCATGGGCGGCGCCCATCTGTCGCGCACCGGCCTGGACGTGGTGAAGCGCCTGCTGGCCGGCGAGCCGGTGTCGCAGGAGGCCAGCGGCCTGTCCAAGCGCGAATGGCGCGAGCTGATGGACCAGCTCGGCCGCCCCGAAGCCTGA
- a CDS encoding SspB family protein, whose product MPKEQLRYDRMVETALRGVVRDALTEVAERGLPGNHHFYLTFRTGYPGVEIPEYLASQYPNEMTIVLQFQYYGLDVTDDHFEVTLSFNNVHERLVIPFAAITTFADPSVNFALQFQPLAAAESAEVSSMPPRAAAERVEEKVEEAAPAEEPKRGEVVALDAFRKK is encoded by the coding sequence ATGCCGAAAGAGCAGCTCCGCTATGACCGCATGGTCGAGACCGCGTTGCGCGGCGTTGTCCGCGACGCGCTGACCGAGGTTGCCGAGCGCGGCTTGCCGGGCAATCACCATTTCTACCTGACCTTCCGCACCGGTTACCCCGGCGTCGAGATCCCCGAATATCTGGCGTCCCAGTATCCCAACGAGATGACCATCGTCCTGCAGTTCCAGTATTACGGGCTGGACGTGACGGACGATCATTTCGAAGTGACGCTGAGCTTCAACAATGTGCATGAGCGGCTGGTGATCCCCTTCGCCGCCATCACGACCTTCGCCGACCCGTCGGTGAATTTCGCCCTGCAGTTCCAGCCGCTGGCCGCCGCCGAATCGGCGGAGGTGTCCTCCATGCCGCCGCGCGCCGCTGCCGAGCGCGTCGAGGAAAAGGTGGAGGAAGCCGCCCCGGCCGAGGAGCCGAAGCGTGGCGAGGTCGTCGCTCTGGACGCCTTCCGCAAGAAGTAA
- a CDS encoding TfoX/Sxy family protein — MPARPPSEYVATLCEMMAPLGDLRARRMFGGYGLSIDGLTFALVAEEILYFKADDVNRGSFADLGLEPFRPMPDKPTTLSYYPPPDSALDDRDELLPWARSGFEAALRAAAKKAAKVKRR, encoded by the coding sequence ATGCCCGCCCGGCCGCCCAGCGAGTATGTCGCCACGCTCTGCGAGATGATGGCGCCGCTGGGCGACTTGCGGGCGCGCCGCATGTTCGGCGGCTATGGCCTGTCCATCGACGGGCTGACCTTCGCGCTGGTCGCGGAGGAGATTCTGTATTTCAAGGCGGACGATGTGAACCGCGGCTCGTTCGCGGATTTGGGCCTGGAGCCCTTCCGGCCCATGCCGGACAAGCCGACCACCCTCTCCTACTACCCGCCACCCGACTCGGCACTGGACGACCGTGACGAGTTGCTGCCCTGGGCAAGGTCGGGGTTCGAGGCGGCATTGCGGGCTGCGGCGAAGAAGGCCGCGAAGGTTAAGCGGAGGTAG
- a CDS encoding COQ9 family protein, with amino-acid sequence MSIDTLRDDILVASLPNVVFDGWSLQALRDGTQIAGHEPSALLRAFPGGVTDAVEHFADWTDRQMLDRLEALPLAEMKVRERISLAVRTYFEVLEPYREAKRRQISYLAMPQNVALGLRLLYRTVDAMWFAAGDTSTDYNHYTKRALLSAVVSSSTFYWLDDQSEGHVETRAFIDRRLADVMAVGKATSSVGKLGSMLNFLPNPLRFARQMRQRTTGAQASNATVHMAENI; translated from the coding sequence ATGAGCATCGACACGCTTCGCGACGATATCCTGGTTGCGAGCCTGCCAAATGTCGTCTTCGACGGCTGGAGCCTGCAGGCCCTGCGCGACGGCACCCAGATTGCCGGTCACGAGCCGTCCGCACTGCTGCGCGCCTTCCCCGGCGGCGTGACCGACGCGGTGGAGCATTTCGCCGACTGGACCGACCGCCAGATGCTCGACCGGCTGGAGGCCCTGCCGCTGGCCGAGATGAAGGTGCGCGAGCGCATCTCTCTCGCCGTCCGCACCTATTTCGAGGTGCTGGAGCCCTACCGCGAGGCGAAGCGCCGGCAGATCTCCTATCTGGCCATGCCGCAGAATGTGGCTCTCGGCCTGCGGCTGCTCTACCGCACGGTGGACGCCATGTGGTTCGCCGCCGGCGACACCTCCACCGACTACAACCACTATACCAAGCGGGCGCTGCTGTCCGCGGTGGTCAGTTCCTCCACCTTCTACTGGCTGGACGACCAGTCGGAAGGGCATGTGGAGACCCGCGCCTTCATCGACCGCCGGCTGGCCGACGTGATGGCGGTGGGCAAGGCGACCTCGTCGGTCGGCAAGCTCGGCTCGATGCTGAACTTCCTCCCCAACCCCCTGCGCTTCGCCCGCCAGATGCGCCAGCGCACCACCGGCGCCCAGGCCAGCAACGCGACGGTGCATATGGCGGAGAATATCTGA
- the def gene encoding peptide deformylase encodes MPVLPIARMGNPVLRKIAEPIADPTDPAVARLAADMIATMLDAPGVGLAAPQISESRRIIVFRVPADRGEGEEVANTVLVNPVIEPLSDDKVLGWEGCLSIPGLRGLVPRYGRIRYRGYGLDGARIEREASGFHARVVQHEVDHLDGVLYLDRMDDLRLLVCTEEMHHINAALAAATDAPPRT; translated from the coding sequence ATGCCAGTGCTTCCAATCGCCCGGATGGGCAATCCCGTACTCCGCAAGATCGCGGAGCCCATCGCCGACCCGACCGATCCGGCCGTCGCCCGGCTGGCGGCCGACATGATCGCCACCATGCTGGATGCCCCCGGAGTCGGGCTGGCCGCGCCGCAGATCTCGGAGTCGCGCCGGATCATCGTCTTCCGAGTCCCCGCCGACCGCGGCGAGGGAGAGGAGGTGGCGAACACCGTCCTGGTCAATCCGGTGATCGAGCCGCTGTCCGACGACAAGGTCCTGGGCTGGGAAGGGTGCCTGTCGATTCCCGGCCTGCGCGGTCTGGTTCCGCGATACGGGCGCATCCGCTACCGCGGTTACGGCCTGGACGGCGCCCGCATCGAGCGCGAGGCATCGGGGTTCCATGCCCGTGTGGTCCAGCACGAGGTCGACCACCTGGATGGCGTGCTCTATCTTGATCGCATGGACGATCTGCGGCTCCTCGTCTGCACCGAGGAGATGCATCATATCAACGCCGCGCTCGCCGCGGCCACGGACGCGCCGCCCCGGACCTGA
- the rpsU gene encoding 30S ribosomal protein S21, translating to MQVLVRDNNVDQALRALKKKMQREGIFREMKLRRNYEKPSEKRAREKAEAVRRTRKLLRKRMEREGY from the coding sequence GTGCAAGTTCTGGTCCGAGATAACAACGTCGATCAGGCCCTCCGCGCGCTGAAGAAGAAGATGCAGCGCGAGGGCATTTTCCGTGAAATGAAGCTGCGCCGTAACTACGAGAAGCCCTCGGAGAAGCGCGCGCGTGAGAAGGCTGAAGCGGTGCGTCGCACCCGCAAGCTGCTCCGCAAGCGGATGGAACGCGAGGGCTATTAA
- the panB gene encoding 3-methyl-2-oxobutanoate hydroxymethyltransferase — MSASNLTARQSVPALRARKGGEPIVCLTAYTAPVARLLDPHVDLLLVGDSLGMVVYGLDSTLPVTLDMMIAHGAAVVRASERACVVVDLPFGSYQESKEAAFRASARVMAETGAQAVKLEGGLEMAETVAFLTARGIPVMGHVGLTPQSVNTLGGYKAVGRDAEAAERIAVDARAIAEAGAFTLVIEGTMEPLARRITEEVAIPTIGIGGSPACDGQVLVTDDMLGLFGAFRPKFVKRYANLGETVGEAAAAYAAEVRSRAFPGPEHCFGVKKALD, encoded by the coding sequence ATGAGCGCTTCCAACCTCACCGCCCGCCAGTCGGTCCCTGCGCTGCGCGCCCGCAAGGGGGGCGAGCCCATCGTCTGCCTGACCGCCTACACGGCACCGGTGGCCCGGCTGCTCGATCCCCATGTCGACCTGCTGCTGGTCGGCGATTCGCTGGGCATGGTGGTCTATGGGCTGGACAGCACGCTGCCGGTGACGCTGGACATGATGATCGCCCATGGCGCCGCCGTGGTCCGTGCCTCCGAACGGGCCTGCGTCGTGGTGGACCTGCCCTTCGGCAGCTATCAGGAGAGCAAGGAGGCGGCCTTCCGCGCCTCGGCCCGCGTGATGGCGGAGACCGGTGCCCAGGCGGTCAAGCTGGAAGGCGGGCTGGAGATGGCGGAAACCGTCGCCTTCCTGACCGCCCGCGGCATCCCGGTGATGGGCCATGTCGGGCTGACCCCGCAGTCGGTCAACACGCTCGGCGGCTACAAGGCGGTCGGCCGCGATGCCGAGGCGGCGGAGCGGATCGCCGTCGACGCCCGCGCCATTGCCGAGGCCGGCGCCTTCACCCTGGTCATCGAAGGCACCATGGAGCCGCTGGCCCGCCGCATCACCGAAGAGGTGGCGATTCCCACCATCGGCATCGGCGGTTCGCCGGCCTGCGACGGGCAGGTTCTGGTCACCGACGACATGCTCGGCCTGTTCGGCGCCTTCCGGCCGAAATTCGTCAAGCGCTACGCCAATCTGGGCGAGACGGTCGGTGAGGCCGCAGCAGCCTACGCCGCAGAGGTGCGCAGCCGCGCCTTCCCCGGGCCGGAACATTGCTTCGGCGTGAAGAAGGCCCTCGATTAG
- a CDS encoding ligase-associated DNA damage response DEXH box helicase has translation MDAPSPALIPPNVAAWFRSRGWAPHPHQVAMVEAAERGESALLIAPTGGGKTLAGFLPSLIELAERPRDGLHTLYISPLKALAVDIQRNLEQPIAEMRLPIRAETRTGDTPEAKRKRQRTHPPHMLMTTPESLALLLSYTDADRLFRNLRCVIIDELHALAGTKRGDLLALGLARLSRLAPAARRVGLSATVAEPERLLAWLSRRGRHEGSDSDDVRLVLGRSGAQAEVEILTSQERVPWAGHMAMHAMKEIYERVRRQRTTLLFVNTRAQAELVFQALWRVNDDNLPIALHHGSLAVEQRRKVEGAMARGELRAVVATSSLDLGIDWAAVDLVVQIGAPKGSSRLVQRIGRANHRLDEPSRALLVPANRFEVLECRAALEAVHDHTLDGEAPRPGGLDVLAQHLLGMACAAPFLADELYEEVVSAAPYAAMTRDEFDDVLDFVATGGYALGAYERFQRLKLREDGRMAVAGPAVARQYRMNVGTITQEALLRVRLNRGPVLGEVEEYFIQGLTPGDTFLFAGQLLKFLGVREMEAQVAKGGTGDPKVPAYAGGRLPLTTHLAERVRAMLADPRQWEGLPEDVQEWLRLQRYRSVLPSRDGLLVETFPKAGKRFLVAYAFEGRNAHQTLGMLLTRRMERFGLGPLGFVATDYVLAVWSLRSPTDMDALFDQDMLGDDLEAWMDESSMLRRTFRNVALIAGVIDRRHPGQEKTGRQVTFSSDLIYDVLRKHDPGHVLLRATRADAAGGLTDIRRLSDFLARVRGRITHKDLDRISPLAVPVILEIGRERVDGSATDELLAAAEAELLAEAMPELAPPRPAKSDTGRPQQGRLSL, from the coding sequence ATGGATGCACCCTCCCCTGCCCTGATCCCGCCCAACGTCGCCGCGTGGTTCCGGTCGCGCGGCTGGGCGCCGCACCCGCATCAGGTCGCGATGGTGGAGGCGGCGGAACGGGGTGAGAGCGCGCTGCTGATCGCCCCCACCGGCGGCGGCAAGACGCTGGCAGGCTTCCTGCCCTCGCTGATCGAACTGGCCGAACGGCCGCGCGACGGGCTGCACACGCTCTATATCTCGCCGCTGAAGGCGCTGGCGGTGGATATCCAGCGCAATCTGGAACAGCCCATCGCCGAGATGCGGCTGCCGATCCGGGCGGAAACCCGCACCGGCGACACGCCGGAGGCCAAGCGCAAGCGCCAGCGCACCCATCCGCCGCACATGCTGATGACGACGCCGGAAAGTCTGGCGCTGCTGCTGTCCTACACCGACGCCGACCGGCTGTTCCGCAACCTGCGCTGCGTCATCATCGACGAACTGCATGCGCTGGCCGGCACCAAGCGCGGCGATCTGCTGGCGCTGGGGCTGGCCCGACTGTCGCGCCTCGCCCCCGCCGCCCGCCGGGTCGGGCTGTCGGCCACGGTGGCGGAGCCGGAGCGGCTGCTGGCCTGGCTGTCGCGCCGCGGCCGGCATGAGGGAAGCGACTCCGACGACGTGCGCCTCGTGCTGGGCCGTTCCGGCGCACAGGCGGAGGTGGAGATCCTGACCTCGCAGGAGCGGGTGCCCTGGGCCGGCCACATGGCGATGCATGCCATGAAGGAAATCTACGAGCGCGTCCGCCGCCAGCGCACCACCCTGCTGTTCGTCAACACCCGCGCCCAGGCGGAGCTGGTGTTCCAGGCGCTGTGGCGGGTCAATGACGACAACCTTCCCATCGCGCTCCACCATGGCTCGCTGGCGGTGGAGCAGCGCCGCAAGGTCGAGGGCGCCATGGCGCGCGGCGAGTTGCGAGCGGTGGTCGCCACCTCCTCGCTCGACCTCGGCATCGACTGGGCGGCGGTGGATCTGGTGGTGCAGATCGGCGCGCCGAAGGGGTCGAGCCGGCTGGTCCAGCGCATCGGCCGCGCCAACCACCGGCTGGACGAGCCCAGCCGCGCCCTGCTGGTCCCCGCCAACCGGTTCGAGGTGCTGGAATGCCGCGCCGCGCTGGAGGCGGTGCACGACCACACGCTGGACGGCGAGGCGCCGCGTCCGGGCGGGCTCGACGTGCTGGCCCAGCATCTGCTCGGCATGGCCTGCGCCGCCCCCTTCCTGGCCGACGAGCTGTATGAGGAGGTGGTTTCCGCCGCCCCCTATGCCGCGATGACCCGCGACGAGTTCGACGACGTGTTGGATTTCGTCGCCACCGGCGGCTATGCGCTCGGCGCCTATGAACGCTTCCAGCGCCTGAAGCTGCGCGAGGACGGGCGGATGGCGGTGGCCGGCCCGGCGGTGGCGCGCCAGTACCGGATGAATGTCGGCACCATCACCCAGGAGGCGCTGCTGCGTGTCCGGCTGAACCGCGGCCCGGTGCTGGGCGAGGTGGAGGAGTATTTCATCCAGGGCCTGACCCCCGGTGACACCTTCCTGTTCGCCGGCCAGCTTCTGAAGTTCCTCGGCGTGCGCGAGATGGAGGCGCAGGTCGCCAAGGGCGGCACCGGCGACCCGAAGGTCCCCGCCTATGCCGGCGGGCGGCTGCCGCTGACCACCCATCTGGCCGAGCGGGTGCGCGCCATGCTGGCCGATCCGCGCCAGTGGGAGGGGCTGCCGGAGGATGTGCAGGAATGGCTGCGGCTGCAACGCTACCGCTCGGTCCTGCCCAGCCGCGACGGGCTGCTGGTGGAAACCTTCCCCAAGGCCGGCAAGCGCTTCCTCGTCGCCTATGCCTTCGAGGGGCGGAACGCCCACCAGACGCTGGGCATGCTGCTGACCCGGCGGATGGAACGGTTCGGACTGGGTCCGCTGGGCTTCGTCGCCACCGACTATGTGCTGGCGGTGTGGTCGCTGCGGTCGCCCACAGATATGGATGCCCTGTTCGACCAGGACATGCTGGGCGACGATCTGGAAGCCTGGATGGACGAATCGTCGATGCTGCGGCGGACCTTCCGCAACGTGGCGCTGATCGCCGGGGTGATCGACCGCCGTCATCCGGGGCAGGAGAAGACCGGGCGGCAGGTCACCTTCTCCTCCGACCTGATCTATGACGTGCTGCGCAAGCACGACCCCGGCCATGTGCTGCTGCGGGCGACGCGGGCCGATGCGGCGGGCGGGCTGACCGACATCCGCCGCCTGTCCGATTTCCTGGCGCGGGTGCGCGGGCGGATCACCCACAAGGACCTCGACCGCATCTCCCCCCTGGCCGTGCCGGTGATCCTGGAGATCGGGCGCGAGCGGGTGGACGGCAGCGCCACCGACGAGCTGCTCGCCGCGGCCGAAGCCGAATTGCTGGCGGAGGCGATGCCGGAACTGGCTCCGCCACGGCCCGCGAAATCGGACACGGGGCGCCCGCAGCAGGGACGGTTGTCGTTGTGA